One Drosophila santomea strain STO CAGO 1482 chromosome X, Prin_Dsan_1.1, whole genome shotgun sequence DNA segment encodes these proteins:
- the LOC120457364 gene encoding replication protein A 14 kDa subunit: MDAFDPRSIINGGMLKQFSGQTVSIMVRVESVAGSTLLASSTDNHKLKINLPGELGAAEGAWVEVIGVPHGADTIRAKEIIEFGGENIDFDKDGYNGLSHLINNVKAFYRSG, translated from the exons ATGGATGCATTTGATCCACGCTCAATTATCAACGGCGGCATGCTGAAACAGTTTTCCGGCCAAACCGTGAGCATAATGGTTCGCGTGGAGAGCGTGGCGGGATCCACTTTGCTGGCCAGTTCCACGGATAACCACAAGCTGAAGATCAATCTGCCGGGAGAGTTGGGCGCCGCCGAAGGAGCCTGGGTGGAGGTCATTGGTGTGCCCCATGGTGCAGACACCATAAGGGCCAAGGAG ATCATTGAGTTTGGTGGCGAGAACATCGACTTCGATAAGGATGGCTATAATGGATTGAGCCACCTGATTAATAATGTCAAGGCGTTCTATCGCAGCGGCTAG